atttaaaaagtttaagtatttaaatttgtaaaatttacaTGTTcagttaaattgattttgttgggCCAAGTTGTTAGTTTAGTTGGAATTGAATTTGGTTGATATgtgtcaatataaaaaaatataactttggCATGTTTGAGCATAATTAGAGAGGTTAGGAGTATGGAAAATGCGAGAAAGTGTGTATGTTGTAATGTAAAATGGATGTATAGGTGTGGAAAattgtatattaaatattagttaTTAGTTTGTGATGTGTTGGGCATTAATTTGGAAAATTTGATGATTAAAACAATCTCGGGTGaggatttattttgatgatataaaTACTGACTTGCGGAGTgtaatgaaaaaatttatatttgagaaGTGTATggataattatttgaattttaggGGTATTGTATGAAAATTTTCATGAatgaacttttaaatttaatggtgTGAATGTTAATAGTTGTTGGTTTGGAGCTGTAGAAGAAGTGTCTGGAGCGAGACTTGGTTTCTTAAGAGCTTGTATAGTAGTAACTTAAGGTAAGAGTTATTTCCttaactttttaattgtttaaaatgaTTTCATACTTGTTAGTTTTTCAATGCAAATTTATGTGTTGTGTAAATCTATTGACATAAGAACTTATacatataaggaaaaaaattatatataattgacTACAAAGATGATAACATATATGTGAAATATAATCATCTGCAataatggatatatatatatatatatatatatatatatatatatatatataatcacaaCAAAAGATatctatttataaattataaatgattgcaatatcatagaacaagatataaattttaaatggacCATTATAGTGAACTTGATAAAGATACATAGTCAGCTCTTACGATGAGGATTATGAAACTAGTTGATTAGAGATGACAACTAAGGGATTGTTGATTTCATATTCGACCCTTGGATTGGGACCATGGATATGCATGTGTTACTTAGTAAATCATGTGAAGAATGTCTAAGGTTATGAATACGggaaaaagatataaaaagtaATATGATGTTgtgaaatgaatttaatatgtGAAATAAATAACCACAATGGTGAGATTTAATAAAATGGACCGTAATAACAGAATTTAATGCATGGAATAGGAATTAACTACAATGGTAAGATTTAAGTAAATGTACCACAACAACGGAATTTAATACATGGAATGAGAATTAACTATAATGGtgagatttaaataaaattgatcacaacaataaaatttaatgtgtAAAACATTTAATTCAGTCAAGGGGCATAGATTGGAAAATATgtaaagtgaagaaaaataatttaaatacactGAAAGTGAGCACATGAAGTatttaaattagaaagaaatttgACAGTGCCAACTAGAAATAggtataagaaatatttaagtTGGGAAAATATTATAATGTGCCATAAATGTAGATGATAAATATTTGAgttggaaaaaatattgtaatgtGTCATTAATAGCAATGATATATATTTGAGTTGGGAAAATATTGGAACACATCACAAATGAacgtaaaaaatatttaagtcgAAATGAAACATTAGAATGTATTATAAATAGATCTAAATAATATTcaagatgaaaaatatatttaaagaaactaaaagggtgtaaaatatataagaataaaaaaaatttatgaataagCTAGGAACCAGCTAGAAACCAACTAGAAACACAGTGAGTTTGTAAATTTATATGGATAAAATATAATGGATATAATATACATTggaattgagatttttatttacgAGTCAATAATGATACAATGAAtgttaagataaactaataaaatcaattggttAAAATGGGACAAATGCTTGGgaaacatgaaaagaaatataattgtaATTGAGAGATGAAATGTGGTATGAATTAAGGGTGttgtgaaataaaataataatatgaactAAATATGTTTATAAGATGAAATGGGGTATAGATTAAATACGATGTGAAAAGGAAACATAAAAAACGAAAATATTACAATGAATTCGATGAATATAAAAGAAGtaagtgtaaaaaaaatgtattgaaatgAGTTATggaataattgaaaaatcaaggaGTCCTTAAACGAGATCCCTCAAGTGACAACCAAGCTACCCCACTCCTTTAAGTGCAAttcgtatttttttaattttcaaatgagaaaaaaataagtattcgAAAATACTCTTGGATTTATAACTACAATTAGCTACATAAATACAGCAAAGAAAGGAGATAAGAGAGGATAAACATATTCAGTTATGCCCAGATATGAAAGCAGCAGTCTTTTTGAGCATAGCCACAGCATTGCCGCAGGTTGGATTGAACAAATGAAAGACGTGCCCCTCTCCTTCAGCCTCCATGGTTTCAACTGCTCCACCCCATCCACACTTCTTCAAAGCCTCGCAATATAACAAGTCTCTGTCCCTTAGCAAATCTTTCTCGGCGACAGCAACAAGAACCTTGGAGCACCCCAAACTAGCCAGTTTTGGATCTGTGGTGGGATTGATTAAAGGGTCATCACACCCACTTGTCGTCGGACATGCAAGGTGCCATGTAGCAGCAATCCCTTTCAACACTCTTTCTAATTCATGAACTTCATTTCCAATTGGTTCTTTGCCCCAGAAATAAGGATGTATTAAGACAACACCTACAGCTTTTACACCAAATAATCTCTCTTGACCATATCTCATGGCCATGTGGTGTGCTATGTTACCACCGGCGCTGTCTCCAGCCAAATACACCTTTCCGAAATCAGCATGGTTATTTAGCCACTTTTCAGGGCCATCTCCATTAACATGAGATGCAACCCATTTCAGGGCAGTCCATGAATCGTCATATGGAACAGGGATTGGATGTTCTGGGACTCTCCTGTAATCAACCGAGACAGCAATGACTTTAGCCTCCGCGACCAAGATATTAAGGTAATTATGGTAGGCAGGCGAGAAGGCACTCTCTACGCAAAAGCCTCCTCCATAAAAGTAAATCAAGAGGGGGAGCTTCTTGTCAGGATCCACGCCTGGTGGGAGGTAAAGTCTAGATGATAGTTTTGCTTCTTTTGAATAGACAGCATCTTTAGACAGGACACTGGATTTGGGATCCAAGGAAGGAGGGACGATTTCGTTGCCAACGAGCCTCTCTATGCTTCCATCTTTATATACGATAATAAAGGGAGACAGATCTAGGGCAGCATCAGGCTCGGCTGCATCCATGTCGAATGAAAACatggtgactttttttttttcctttcgtttcTGTTGTACAAGAAAAGAGGAAGTTAGGGCACGAAAAAAGGATCGAGGGTCTTTTATAGACAGTAGTGAAAGACACAGACACAAGCAAGAATATTAATTACTTCATGGGCTAGCATGTCAACAGGGATTTTTTTAGGAATGTGGTgtaagttatatttttaaaaattttgaattttttctatttagaataatttctttttatatttttaaatttatatttttaaattattttgatgtgttgatgtaaaaataatttttttaaaaaataaaacaattttattttaatatatttttaaataaaaaatattgttaaccaTCATCATTATTACCGTTACAAACAGCATACGTTACCAAAGCTTTCTAGATGGGTTGGATTTCTAAAGTGAGCGTGTCCAAACCATATTCATCTTAGTCATCTAAGGAATGCTAGTACGACGTCAGGAATCACATATAAAGGGAGTGTTTGTTATtgcccttttttatttataaaagaaagtttttttttaaaataatttttttatatttttagattgtttttaaatattgatgttaaaaataaattttaaaaaattattttaatatatttttaaataaaaaatattttaaaaaataactacaccACTACACTACAAtaccaaatttattaaaatataataaaacaataacatgAATAACCGTGAAACTAATAACTTCACTAATGTCATGCTACGTTGTAATAAAATTCATAGTATTAGGATTAGTGTTAATCAAAATATACTATAATTCAAGTACAGAATATAAGAATTCACCTATTTTGAGatataaactgaaaaggaaataattattgcattcatttttgtttggttaaagaaaacaaatttggtTTCATGTTTATCACCTCCATTTTGAAAATTAgcttttaactaaacatattgCCCCTGTTTCGTCGAAGgtggaacaataattttttttaatataaaaaatgataagcatGAAAACAATTCAAGTCCAAAGTCATTGGttaaagtaataatttaaataatatgaaaaaatagaatacaataaaaataaataaattgaccaaaaaataataagaaaaggatAGAAAGAACCATATTCGAGCCTATCTGGATTATAAACAACCTAATGCTAACCTAATTGAAGGAAAACCAGAACAAAAAGAGtcaaccttaaaaaaagaacatcaacttta
The DNA window shown above is from Populus trichocarpa isolate Nisqually-1 chromosome 4, P.trichocarpa_v4.1, whole genome shotgun sequence and carries:
- the LOC18097802 gene encoding probable carboxylesterase 7, producing the protein MFSFDMDAAEPDAALDLSPFIIVYKDGSIERLVGNEIVPPSLDPKSSVLSKDAVYSKEAKLSSRLYLPPGVDPDKKLPLLIYFYGGGFCVESAFSPAYHNYLNILVAEAKVIAVSVDYRRVPEHPIPVPYDDSWTALKWVASHVNGDGPEKWLNNHADFGKVYLAGDSAGGNIAHHMAMRYGQERLFGVKAVGVVLIHPYFWGKEPIGNEVHELERVLKGIAATWHLACPTTSGCDDPLINPTTDPKLASLGCSKVLVAVAEKDLLRDRDLLYCEALKKCGWGGAVETMEAEGEGHVFHLFNPTCGNAVAMLKKTAAFISGHN